A region of the bacterium genome:
GCGGGTCTTCGCGTCTCTGCACCCGAACCGATCGACTTTCTGCTTCGTGTTTCCTTTCTTTTCCTCATCGCTTTCCCGATCGGTCTGCTCTCGGCGATCCTCCGCAGGGACAAGGAGAAGATCGAATCGCTCAACCGGGACCTGGCCGAGTCACTGGAAACCTTGAAGCACCTTCAAGGGAAGTTCGTGGAAGTGGAGAAGTTATCGGCGCTAGGAAGGCTCACCGCCGACGTGGCTCATGAAATCCGCAATCCCCTGACCGCTATCGGCGGGTTCGCAAAGCGCCTGGAGAAGCGCCTTCCGGAGAATACCGCGGAAAAAGAGTACGCGAATATTATCGTCAAGGAAGTGGCACGTCTCGAACGGATCCTTCGGGACACGCTGACCTTTTCCCGGGAGGCAAAGTATCATCTCCAATACGCGGACATGAACCACGTTCTCGCCCGAACGGAAGCGAAGTTCGTCGAAGTCTGCCGGGGGAAGGGTATCCTCCTCGAGGTTCATCCGGCACAGGGCCTGCCACCCTGTATCGTCGACGAAGACCAGATCCGGCAAGCCCTCGACAATCTGGTAACCAACGCGATCGACGCGATCACCGATAGCGGAACGCTTACTCTGGCGACAAGGACGACTTGCGAAAACGGGACCCACTACGTGGTCATCGATGTTTCCGATACGGGGCCGGGCATCTCACCCGATCTCGTTAAAAGGCTATTCGAGCCCTTCTATTCCACCAAGGAGATAGGCCACGGCACGGGCCTTGGCCTCTCCATCTGCAAGAAGATCATGGAGGAACACCGCGGATCGATCCGGGTGTCCTCGGCGCCGGGAGGAGGTGCGATGTTCAGCCTCTTCATCCCGTATCTTCCGGTG
Encoded here:
- a CDS encoding ATP-binding protein; the encoded protein is MSGTVGWLLLAPVRRETVSTFLWIAGFFLSYCVLGYAILFFLFDRKRDVYRVFLLFDLAFVYLLTVNSGGFTSSFFIGFYLLTALHAFYYGFRSGLVVAVVCTAIYLLAGLRVSAPEPIDFLLRVSFLFLIAFPIGLLSAILRRDKEKIESLNRDLAESLETLKHLQGKFVEVEKLSALGRLTADVAHEIRNPLTAIGGFAKRLEKRLPENTAEKEYANIIVKEVARLERILRDTLTFSREAKYHLQYADMNHVLARTEAKFVEVCRGKGILLEVHPAQGLPPCIVDEDQIRQALDNLVTNAIDAITDSGTLTLATRTTCENGTHYVVIDVSDTGPGISPDLVKRLFEPFYSTKEIGHGTGLGLSICKKIMEEHRGSIRVSSAPGGGAMFSLFIPYLPVDEIFNAQCWEIMRCGMEKIENAAEKCPAFPNYGRICWSVAGTLSETKVHCPAAEKIGDCRKCTFYEIVKPSCPT